A region of the Streptococcus oralis Uo5 genome:
CGAAGCCGGAACCTTTATGGTAGCGGCAGCTATGACTGGTGGAGATGTCCTCGTTCGTGATGCAGTCTGGGAACACAATCGCCCCTTGATTTCAAAACTACTTGAAATGGGCGTTGAAGTGACAGAGGAATCAGAAGGCATCCGTGTTCGTTCTCAACTTGAAAATCTCAAGGCTGTTCATGTAAAAACTTTACCACATCCAGGATTCCCAACAGATATGCAGGCGCAATTTACAGCTCTGATGACAGTCGCAAAAGGGGAATCCACCATGGTGGAAACAGTGTTTGAGAATCGCTTCCAACACTTGGAGGAAATGCGCCGTATGGGCTTGCACTCAGAGATTATCCGTGACACAGCTCGTATTGTTGGGGGACAGGCTTTACAGGGGGCAGAAGTTTTATCAACGGACCTTCGCGCCAGTGCGGCCTTGATTCTGACAGGTTTAGTAGCGCAAGGGGAGACAGTTGTTGGTAAATTAGTCCACCTTGATAGAGGTTACTACCGTTTCCATGAGAAATTGGCTCAGCTAGGAGCGAAGATTCAGCGAATCGAGGCAAATGATGAAGAAGAATAAAAACTTACGCTATGTACTCCGTCGTTTACTGTTGATTTTTATCGTACTATTGCTAGGCTTTCTGGCTTTAGGAATCGGCTTGATGGTTGGTTATGGCATCCTAGGAAAGGGACAGGATCCATGGGCGATTTTGTCTCCAGCAAAGTGGCAGGAATTGATTAGCAAATTTACAGGAAATTAGACTGGGAGACCAGTCTTTTTCTAAAGAAATAAGGAGAAAAATGGACAAAAAAACAAGACAAGCTCTGATAGGGTTACTTCTATTCTTACTCTTGGCTGCTGGAAGCTAC
Encoded here:
- a CDS encoding DNA-directed RNA polymerase subunit beta, which gives rise to MKKNKNLRYVLRRLLLIFIVLLLGFLALGIGLMVGYGILGKGQDPWAILSPAKWQELISKFTGN